In the Buchnera aphidicola (Thelaxes suberi) genome, TAGAATTAATAATAAATTTTGTTAATAAAAATATTAAAGATATAATGCATACAAAAAATAACTTTGTTGGCCCTTTATCATTAACAATTTTTGTATGGATATTTTTAATGAATGCTATGGATTTAATTCCTGTTGATTTTTTTCCTTTCATTTTCGAAAATATTTTTAATTGTCCTAATCTTCGTATTGTTCCTTCTTCTGATATAAATATTACTTTTTCAATGTCACTTGCTGTTTTTTTATTAATTTTATTTTATAGTATAAAAACAAAAGGTATATCTGGTTTATTTAAAGAGTTGATTTGTCAACCTTTTAAACATCCTATTTTTTATTTTTTTAATTTTATTTTAGAAACAATTAGTTTATTGTCTAAACCTATTTCTTTATCGTTAAGACTGTTCGGTAATATTTATGCAGGAGAAATGATTTTTATTTTAATTTCTAGTTTTATACCATGGTGGATGCAATGGATCTTAAATGTTCCATGGGCTATTTTCCATATTTTAGTTATAACTCTTCAATCATTTGTATTTATGATATTAACTATTGTATATTTATCAATGGCTTCGAAAAAACATTAAAAAATTATAACAAAAAACATAATAACTTAAAAAATTAGAGGTAATTGATGAATCATGTAAATGCAGATACTATTTATACAGCTGTATCTATAATAATTGGCCTAGCATCAATAGGGGCTGCAATTGGAATAGGATTATTAGGTGGTAAATTTTTAGAGGGAGCGGCTCGACAACCAGATTTAGTGCCTTTACTCCGTACTCAATTTTTTATTGTTATGGGTTTAGTAGATGCTATTCCAATGATTGCTGTTGGTATAGGTCTTTATATACTATTTGCAACCAAATAAAAATTAAAAAAATATTAATAATATTCATACGATACGCGCTGCCCTTACAGTTAATATCAAAAAAAGTAAGGGCAATAAATATTATTTATTTTAACATTAATAAAAAAGGATATACATTCTGTGAATTTAAATGCAACGCTAATTGGACAAACTATTTCATTTATTTTATTTGTATGGATATGTATGAAATACATATGGCCTCCCATCATTTATATTATTAACAAAAGACAAAAAAAAATAATAGATTCTTTTGAATTAATAAAAAAAGAAAAATTAGAAATAGATATACAGAAAAAAAACATACAACAAGAAATAAAAAATGCAAAAAAAGAAGCTTTTTCTATTTTAAACAAAGCTAAAAAAAGAAAAGAACAATTATTAAAATCCACTATTGAGCAAGCGGAAAAAGAACGAATAACAATATTAAAAGAAGCCAAATTATCAATTCAAGCAGAAAGAAAAAAAATGATCATAGAGTCAAACCAATATACTACTAAAATAGCCATACAAATTGCAGAAACAATATTAGAAAAAGCAATTAAAAAACATGGAAATAGTAATTTAATAAAAACATTAATATCAGATATATAATATGAGAAAAATTATGTTATGTACATATCATAAAAATATTGCATACCCTTATGCTAAAGCAGCATATCAATTTTCTAAATCGAACAATTGTATTCAAGAATGGAATAATATGTTTATTCTAGTTACAAAAACATTAAAAATACCAATATTTAATTCCTTATGTCATGGAATATTAGGAATAACTTATCCTAAAACCATTTTTAATCAAATATTCGAAAAATACATAGATTGTTTTTTTAAAAATTTTATTTATATTATTATAGAAAATAAAAGATTATTTTTAATAGAATCTATTTTTTTTATTTTTAAAAATCTATGTGAAAAATTTAATAATATACAAAATATACAAATCATAGTTCCAAATAAATTATCTGAAATAGAATATAAAAATATTATTAGTCAATTAGAAAGAAAATTCTCTTCAAAAATTAATTTAACGCATAATGTTAATAAAAATATTATTGGAGGAATTATTATTAAAAAAGAAAAATTACAAATAGATAAAAGTATTAAAAATTATCTAAATCAAATTAAAAAATATTTAAAAACTAATTAAATAAGAGATAAAAATGCAATTAAATTCAAATGAAACTTTTGAAATAATAAAAAAAAGAATAAAAAATTTTAATTTTATTAATGAAAAAATTAATGAAGGAACTATAGTTTCAGTAAACGATGGAATCGTAAAAATTATCGGATTATCTGAAGTTATGCAAGGAGAAATGATCGAACTTACAGAAAATTTATATGGAATTGCATTAAATTTAGAAAAAAATATTGTTGGAGTAATAGTTTTAGGTCCTTTTGATCATTTAAAAGAAGGTATGCAAGTACGTTGTACAGGAAAAATATTAGAAATACCTGTAGGATTAAAATTTTTAGGTAGAATTGTGAATAGTTTAGGTTGTCCAATTGACAACCAAGGAGAAATTAAAGAAGATCAGTATTCACCTGTAGAAACAGATGCGCCTGGAGTAATTGACCGTATTTCAATTAGCGAACCTTTACAAACAGGATATAAGTGTATTGATTCAATGATTCCGATAGGAAAAGGGCAACGAGAATTAATTATTGGAGATAGACAAACAGGAAAAACTACCTTAGCTATTGATACAATTATTAATCAAAAAAACACAGGAGTTAAATGTATATACGTTGCTATAGGTCAAAAAAATTCAACTATTATTAGTATAGTGCAAAAATTACGCCAAAATAAAGCTTTATCTAATACAATAATAGTCGTTGCATCCGCTTCAGAATCTGCTGCATTACAATATTTGTCCGCTTATTCTGGATGTACTATGGGTGAATTTTTTAGAGATCGTGGAGAAGACGCGTTAATTGTATATGACGATCTTTCTAAACATGCAATTGCATATAGACAAATTTCACTACTTCTAAAAAGACCACCAGGAAGGGAAGCATTTCCAGGAGATATATTTTACTTACATTCTAGATTATTAGAACGGTCTGCTAAAATCAACTGTTCTAGTATAAAAAAAAATAATAATATTAAAAAAAAAATAGGATCATTAACAGCATTACCAATTGTGGAAACACAAGCAGGAGATGTTTCATCTTTTGTACCGACAAATATTATATCGATTACTGATGGACAGATATTTTTAGAGTCAAGCTTATTTAATTCTGGAATTCGACCTGCTATTAACCCTGGAATTTCTGTATCAAGAGTAGGAAGTGCAGCACAAACACAAATCATAAAAAAATTATCTGGGGGAATTCGTTCTGCACTAGCGCAATATAGAGAACTGGCTGCTTTTTCTCAATTTTCATCTGATTTAGATATAATTACTAGAAAACAACTAGATTATGGAAAAAAACTCACTGAATTACTAAAACAAAAACAACATCAACCAATGAGTATTGCAGAACAAAGCATTATGTTGTTTGCAGCTTCAAAAGGATTTTTAGAAGATATAAAAGTAACTAATATTTTAATTTTTGAACAACAACTAATAGATTTTTTTAAATTAGAACATATTAATATTTTTAATATCATTAATTTAAATAAAATTTATAATGATGAAATAGAATCACAGTTTAACGAATTAATTACATATTTTAAAAAAAATGTTTTTATATAAAAAATTTTATAATAAAAAATAAAAATAAGATGAATTATGCCTATCAATATTGAGATAAAAAACAAAATTCATAGCATTGAAAATACTCAAAAAATTACAAAAGCTATGGAAATGATTTCTATTGCCAAAATGAAAAAAACTCAATGTAAAATGGAAATAAGTAGACCTTATGCTAATATTCTAAATAAAGTAATTTCACATGTATCACAAGGATATCTAGAATATAAACATCCTTTTTTATATACAGAAAAAAAAATAAAAAAAAATGGATATATTATACTATCGACAGATAAAGGTTTATGTGGAAGTTTAAATACTAATTTATTTAAAAAAATATTAGACATGTTCATAATTGACGCTAAAAAAAATATTTTTACTGAAATTATACTATTAGGATCAAAAGGATCAAATTTTTTTGAATCACTTGGATATAATATTCTAGATAAAACAATAAATATAGGAGAAAACCCATCATTTTCAACAATAATAACATTTGCTCATCCGTTAATTCAAGCATATAAAAATCAAAAAATTCAAAAATTATATATCTGTTATAATCACTTTCATAATAGATTATCTCAACATCCTATTATTAAACAACTGTTACCTTTTCCGAAAAAACAAACAAATAATTATAAAAAAAAAATATGGGATTATATATACGAGCCTAACGCAAAATATTTATTAAATCTTCTATTAAACAGATATCTAGAATTTCAAATATATCAAAGCGTGTTAGAAAATTTAGCTTCTGAACAAGCAGCTCGAATGGTAGCAATGAATACTGCAAATAATAATAGTACATCTATGATTAAAGATTTGCAGTTAATATACAATAAATCACGTCAATCTAACATTACTCAAGAAATTACGGAAATTATTTCAGGATCAAATGCTTTATCCAAAGAATAAAATAAAAAAATAATACAAAGTATAAATTTTTAAAAGGTGAAAAATGAAAGTTATTGGAAAAATTGTACAAGTAATTGGATCCGTAGTTGACGTCGAATTTCCTTATAATCAAGCTCCAAAAATTTATAATGCGTTACAAATTAAAGATTCTTCTCTTTCATTAATATTAGAAGTACAACAACACCTAGGAGGTGGGATAGTAAGAACCATTTCTATGGGTAATTCTAATGGATTAAAAAGAGGTATGAATGTTATTGATTTGCATCATGGAATTAAAGTGCCAGTAGGATCAGCAACTTTAGGAAGAATAATGAATGTTTTAGGTCAACCTATCGATATGAAAGGAGAATTTAGAAATAAAAATAAAAAAGAAAAATTAGAACTATGGGAAATTCATAGATCCGCACCAAAATTCTGCGAACAATCACAGTCTCATGAAATATTAGAAACAGGAATTAAAGTCATTGACTTAATTTGTCCTTTTTCTAAAGGAGGAAAAGTAGGATTGTTTGGAGGAGCTGGGGTTGGTAAAACAGTTAATATGATGGAATTAATACGAAATATTGCAATAGAGCACTCAGGATACTCAGTTTTCACAGGAGTAGGCGAAAGAACAAGGGAAGGAAACGATTTTTATCATGAAATGAAAACATCTAATGTTTTAGATAAAGTATCTCTAGTATACGGACAAATGAATGAACCCCCCGGTAATAGATTAAGAGTAGCTTTTACTGGTTTAACTCTTGCAGAAAAATTTAGAGAAGAAGGAAAAAATGTATTACTATTTATAGATAACATTTATCGATACACACTTGCTGGAACTGAAGTTTCTGCATTATTAGGAAGAATGCCTTCAGCAGTAGGATACCAACCAACATTATCAGAAGAAATGGGTATTTTACAAGAACGCATAACTTCTACACAAAAAGGATCTATTACATCAATACAAGCTGTATATGTTCCAGCTGATGATTTAACTGACCCTTCTCCTGCTACTACTTTTGCGCACTTAGATTCTACAGTTACTTTAAGTCGACAAATCGCTTCTTTAGGAATATATCCATCTGTTGATCCTTTACTTTCAACAAGTCGTCAGTTAGATCCAGAAATCATAGGTATAGATCATTATACAATTGCACAAAAAGTACAAAATATTCTTCAAAGATTTCAAGAACTAAAAGATATAATTGCTATTTTAGGCATGGATGAATTATCGGAAGACGATAAAATCTTAGTATCACGCGCTCGAAAAATACAACGATTTTTATCCCAACCTTTTTTTGTAGCTGAAGCTTTTACAGGAAAAAAGGGAAAATATGTTCCACTTAAAGAAACAATTAAAGGATTTAATAAAATTGTTACTGGAGAACTAGATTCTATACCAGAACAATTGTTTTATATGGTCGGTAATATTGATGAAGTAATTAATAAATCAAAAAAAATAAAATCCATTTAGTATTTTTCGTTATAAAATTTAATTATTTATAAGGTTTACCATGGTGTTTCATTTAGATGTTGTTAGCGCTGAACTTCAAATTTTTTCAGATCAAGTACAAAAAATACGTATACATGGTGTAGAAGGAGAATTAACAATTTATCCTAAACATACACAATTATTAACATCGGTAAAACCAGGAGTATTATATATAAAAAATAAATCTGGTAAAAAAAAATATATGTATTTGTCTGGAGGAATACTAGAAGTACAACCTGAAATAGTAACTATATTGGCTGATACTGTTATCAATAGTAAAGATCTGAATCGTTATAAAGCTATATCGCAAAAAAATCAAGCAATAGCTTATATAAAAAATTGCGATTTACATGATAAAAATAGATCTAAAATGATAAAAAAATTATCTAAAGCGTTAGCTAAAATTAAAACTATAGAAATGATGAAATGTTCTTCATAAATAAAAAAATATTTTAATTTGTTTTCAGGGTTCGGCAGGTTAGATATATCATTAAAACCTGCCGTATAATTAAGATAAATCATATAAATTTTTTATGTTTATTAAAAATCAATATTTTTAGCATATAATGCATTTTTTTCTATAAAAGATCTTCTTGGTTCTACTAAATCACCCATTAATACTTTAAATAATTGATTAGCTTTTTCGGCATCTTGTATAGATACCTGTAACATTCGTCTCGTTTTAGGGTTCATAGTAGTATTCCATAATTGTATAGGATTCATTTCACCTAAACCCTTATATCTCTGTATTGTTGTTCCTTTATGTTCATTATCAATGATATTTTTTAAAGTTACATCAATATTTAAAAAAGAAAATTTCTTTTCTTTTTGTTGGATTATTCCATTATCTCTATTTAATTGACTAATTTGCTGGTTTATTTTTATTATTTGTGTATATAATTTACTTTGAAAAAAATTATATTGTAATTTATAAGTAAACTCTTCTCCATATATCTTTTTCTTAAAGATAGGTTCAAAAAAACTACAATTATGACTTTTACAAACTTCACCAAAATAAATAATATTATTTTTATTTTTTTTGTTTAAAGAATCAGTAATGTTATTTATCCAATTTAAAACCACATCTTTTTTTGTTAATTCGCATAAAACTGGTTGATAAATTAATTCATGCAATATAATATTTGGAATATTTTTTGTATGTATACTGATTTCATTCTTAATTTGCACATAATCTGTAATTAATTTTACGATCTTACTATGATTTAAAATTTTTTTATATGGTTTAGTTATGTAAAAAATGCAATTTTCTAAAGCAGTATTAATTTGGTATGTATTAAGTTCTTCTTCATCTCTAATATATTGTTCTTTTTTTCCTTTTTTTACTTTATATAAAGGAGGTTGTGCAATATATATATATCCTTTATTAATAATTTCAGGC is a window encoding:
- the atpG gene encoding F0F1 ATP synthase subunit gamma codes for the protein MPINIEIKNKIHSIENTQKITKAMEMISIAKMKKTQCKMEISRPYANILNKVISHVSQGYLEYKHPFLYTEKKIKKNGYIILSTDKGLCGSLNTNLFKKILDMFIIDAKKNIFTEIILLGSKGSNFFESLGYNILDKTINIGENPSFSTIITFAHPLIQAYKNQKIQKLYICYNHFHNRLSQHPIIKQLLPFPKKQTNNYKKKIWDYIYEPNAKYLLNLLLNRYLEFQIYQSVLENLASEQAARMVAMNTANNNSTSMIKDLQLIYNKSRQSNITQEITEIISGSNALSKE
- a CDS encoding F0F1 ATP synthase subunit epsilon produces the protein MVFHLDVVSAELQIFSDQVQKIRIHGVEGELTIYPKHTQLLTSVKPGVLYIKNKSGKKKYMYLSGGILEVQPEIVTILADTVINSKDLNRYKAISQKNQAIAYIKNCDLHDKNRSKMIKKLSKALAKIKTIEMMKCSS
- the atpA gene encoding F0F1 ATP synthase subunit alpha translates to MQLNSNETFEIIKKRIKNFNFINEKINEGTIVSVNDGIVKIIGLSEVMQGEMIELTENLYGIALNLEKNIVGVIVLGPFDHLKEGMQVRCTGKILEIPVGLKFLGRIVNSLGCPIDNQGEIKEDQYSPVETDAPGVIDRISISEPLQTGYKCIDSMIPIGKGQRELIIGDRQTGKTTLAIDTIINQKNTGVKCIYVAIGQKNSTIISIVQKLRQNKALSNTIIVVASASESAALQYLSAYSGCTMGEFFRDRGEDALIVYDDLSKHAIAYRQISLLLKRPPGREAFPGDIFYLHSRLLERSAKINCSSIKKNNNIKKKIGSLTALPIVETQAGDVSSFVPTNIISITDGQIFLESSLFNSGIRPAINPGISVSRVGSAAQTQIIKKLSGGIRSALAQYRELAAFSQFSSDLDIITRKQLDYGKKLTELLKQKQHQPMSIAEQSIMLFAASKGFLEDIKVTNILIFEQQLIDFFKLEHINIFNIINLNKIYNDEIESQFNELITYFKKNVFI
- the atpH gene encoding ATP synthase F1 subunit delta; the encoded protein is MRKIMLCTYHKNIAYPYAKAAYQFSKSNNCIQEWNNMFILVTKTLKIPIFNSLCHGILGITYPKTIFNQIFEKYIDCFFKNFIYIIIENKRLFLIESIFFIFKNLCEKFNNIQNIQIIVPNKLSEIEYKNIISQLERKFSSKINLTHNVNKNIIGGIIIKKEKLQIDKSIKNYLNQIKKYLKTN
- the atpD gene encoding F0F1 ATP synthase subunit beta is translated as MKVIGKIVQVIGSVVDVEFPYNQAPKIYNALQIKDSSLSLILEVQQHLGGGIVRTISMGNSNGLKRGMNVIDLHHGIKVPVGSATLGRIMNVLGQPIDMKGEFRNKNKKEKLELWEIHRSAPKFCEQSQSHEILETGIKVIDLICPFSKGGKVGLFGGAGVGKTVNMMELIRNIAIEHSGYSVFTGVGERTREGNDFYHEMKTSNVLDKVSLVYGQMNEPPGNRLRVAFTGLTLAEKFREEGKNVLLFIDNIYRYTLAGTEVSALLGRMPSAVGYQPTLSEEMGILQERITSTQKGSITSIQAVYVPADDLTDPSPATTFAHLDSTVTLSRQIASLGIYPSVDPLLSTSRQLDPEIIGIDHYTIAQKVQNILQRFQELKDIIAILGMDELSEDDKILVSRARKIQRFLSQPFFVAEAFTGKKGKYVPLKETIKGFNKIVTGELDSIPEQLFYMVGNIDEVINKSKKIKSI
- the atpE gene encoding F0F1 ATP synthase subunit C, coding for MNHVNADTIYTAVSIIIGLASIGAAIGIGLLGGKFLEGAARQPDLVPLLRTQFFIVMGLVDAIPMIAVGIGLYILFATK
- the atpF gene encoding F0F1 ATP synthase subunit B, encoding MNLNATLIGQTISFILFVWICMKYIWPPIIYIINKRQKKIIDSFELIKKEKLEIDIQKKNIQQEIKNAKKEAFSILNKAKKRKEQLLKSTIEQAEKERITILKEAKLSIQAERKKMIIESNQYTTKIAIQIAETILEKAIKKHGNSNLIKTLISDI
- the atpB gene encoding F0F1 ATP synthase subunit A; amino-acid sequence: MFFRQISTPQEYISHHLQHVRLDLSSLKLIPSNILSNSFWVLNLDSIIVSILLGCIFLSFFYIASIQNSYIPNKIQIFIELIINFVNKNIKDIMHTKNNFVGPLSLTIFVWIFLMNAMDLIPVDFFPFIFENIFNCPNLRIVPSSDINITFSMSLAVFLLILFYSIKTKGISGLFKELICQPFKHPIFYFFNFILETISLLSKPISLSLRLFGNIYAGEMIFILISSFIPWWMQWILNVPWAIFHILVITLQSFVFMILTIVYLSMASKKH